The following are encoded together in the Adhaeribacter arboris genome:
- a CDS encoding carbohydrate kinase family protein, with amino-acid sequence MTHRIICFGETLWDMLPSGHMPGGAPMNVAIHLKYNNYDPIVVSRVGTDDLGEALLDFLKKKTVSTEHIQVGKTHLTGVVKVNVDDKNEITYKIVEPVAWDYIQFDEDTASLVAQSDVFVYGSLAARGQTTRDTLLQYLPLAKQKVFDVNLRPPHYTPERIEQLLQFADVVKMNHQELELISGWLEVAGNEPQQLEQIRQKLNLQMVILTRGENGAAVLTDQGYLQHPGYKVEVEDTIGSGDSFLATFLSNYLQQQPLADCLRKACLVGAYVASCKGATPTYDPQLLEADFA; translated from the coding sequence ATGACGCATAGAATTATCTGTTTCGGGGAAACTTTATGGGATATGCTGCCCAGCGGCCACATGCCCGGCGGAGCGCCCATGAATGTAGCCATTCATTTAAAGTACAATAATTATGACCCCATTGTCGTCAGCCGCGTAGGTACCGACGATTTAGGCGAGGCCTTGTTAGACTTCTTAAAAAAGAAAACTGTCTCTACGGAGCACATCCAGGTGGGCAAAACGCATTTAACCGGGGTGGTAAAAGTGAATGTAGATGATAAAAATGAAATCACCTATAAAATAGTAGAACCGGTTGCCTGGGATTACATTCAATTCGACGAGGATACTGCTTCTTTAGTAGCGCAAAGCGATGTTTTTGTTTATGGCAGCCTGGCTGCCCGCGGTCAAACTACCCGGGATACACTACTCCAATATTTACCTTTAGCCAAGCAGAAAGTTTTTGACGTAAATCTGCGCCCCCCGCATTACACGCCGGAGCGAATAGAACAGTTGCTGCAGTTCGCGGACGTTGTAAAAATGAACCACCAGGAATTAGAATTGATTTCGGGCTGGTTGGAGGTGGCCGGAAACGAACCACAGCAATTAGAACAAATCCGGCAAAAACTCAATCTGCAAATGGTCATCTTAACGCGCGGCGAAAACGGCGCCGCGGTATTAACCGACCAAGGCTATCTGCAACATCCGGGGTATAAAGTAGAAGTAGAAGATACCATTGGCAGCGGCGATTCCTTTTTAGCTACTTTTCTCAGTAATTACCTGCAGCAGCAACCCCTCGCCGATTGTTTAAGAAAAGCCTGCCTGGTGGGGGCTTACGTGGCTTCCTGTAAGGGCGCCACCCCAACTTATGACCCCCAACTCCTGGAAGCCGATTTTGCCTAA
- a CDS encoding SusC/RagA family TonB-linked outer membrane protein: MKRILYLSLLLFWAAPILYAQTNINVTGKVSSETGEAMPGVSIAVKGTNNGTTTNTDGSFSVSVPNAEAVLVISFVGYLAQEVAVRNQTTLNVTLQPDVKALEEIVVTGYQTQKKADLTGAVAVVNLKEVKDIPVGNPMRALQGRVPGLYVEATGQPNGGNNRVLIRGLNTLGDPNPLYVIDGVPTKDAQAFASLNPSAIASVQVLKDASAASIYGARASNGVIIVTTKEGRVKTGQEKVSVQFNSNVSIQTEKPWREKVLNAEDRGRALWQGAVNDRTDPAVHKALYTYDWNGDYNNPVLNKVNIVPFVGGDPLQPVGNTDWQAETYERAIVTQQDLTLTAGTNRSSLLINLGYFKNTGMLKYTNFDRYSTRINAYTTFLNGKIKIGENLQLARTSETLQANDLGGAATTDLSITLAPTLPVFRTDGTYAGPIGAGYSDRNNPVHMQYLNRWDKNNRINALGNVYAEVTPLKGFVLRTSLGADYSNALSKNIEPAFQEGFLGRNINSLALQQGNELTLTWTNTANYQFEIGSHRISALAGTEAIRNDFQGFGAFREGFAEEDEDYYVLNAGTGRSTNNGLVTGYRLFSTFGKINYAFADKYLASATLRRDGSSRFGSQNQYGLFPAFTLGWRINDENFFKGIKAVSDLKLRAGVGRVGNQEIGNIARFGLFQPNYGTLFNNGIGFPGQWLNVGTAYDLSGANQGTLPSGYVQIQGENQNLKWESTDELNVGVDFGFLNDKIVGSFDYFTRKTKDILIQPPVASAIGEGRVKWLNGATKSNKGWEVLLTYQNSTASGFNYSISGNASHFKDKITELPPEVRTAYPGNVEKTIIGQSQLAVFGYKTNGIFQNQAEVDAHAAQTGKGVGRIRYVDLNNDGTINALDQDWLGTFLPTLEYGLRIDASYKNFDISIFGSGVAGKTGLDPARQFNSFLFVNQNNGPGVLDAWTPQNSGSNTPMLSLVNRNDEFRNSDFFLVNGSYARMRNVQLGYALPTDIVSKLRMESLRFYLIGQNLFAIKSKDYLSKDPERIGGFGNWPQPTTYTFGVNVNF, encoded by the coding sequence ATGAAAAGAATTTTGTACTTAAGTTTGTTGCTGTTTTGGGCTGCGCCTATTCTGTACGCCCAAACCAACATTAATGTAACCGGGAAAGTCTCATCTGAAACGGGAGAGGCTATGCCGGGTGTAAGCATCGCAGTAAAAGGAACGAACAATGGCACTACTACCAATACCGATGGTTCTTTTTCGGTATCGGTACCTAATGCAGAGGCGGTGTTGGTAATTTCCTTTGTGGGTTACCTGGCCCAGGAAGTAGCCGTTCGTAACCAGACCACCCTAAATGTTACCCTACAACCCGACGTGAAAGCGTTGGAAGAAATAGTAGTAACAGGTTATCAGACCCAGAAAAAAGCCGATTTAACCGGGGCCGTAGCCGTAGTAAACCTCAAAGAAGTAAAGGATATACCGGTTGGTAATCCCATGCGGGCTTTGCAGGGGCGGGTTCCCGGGCTTTACGTAGAAGCAACGGGTCAGCCCAATGGGGGCAATAACCGGGTGTTAATCCGGGGCTTAAATACCCTCGGAGACCCCAATCCCTTGTATGTTATTGATGGCGTGCCAACCAAAGATGCGCAGGCATTTGCCAGTTTAAACCCCAGTGCCATTGCTTCCGTGCAGGTTTTAAAAGATGCGTCCGCCGCGTCCATTTACGGGGCCAGGGCCTCTAACGGCGTTATTATTGTAACTACTAAAGAAGGTAGAGTAAAAACCGGGCAGGAAAAAGTTAGTGTCCAATTCAACTCCAATGTATCTATCCAAACCGAAAAGCCTTGGCGGGAAAAAGTTTTAAATGCCGAAGACCGGGGCCGAGCCTTGTGGCAGGGAGCCGTGAACGACCGGACCGATCCGGCGGTGCATAAAGCCCTTTATACCTACGACTGGAATGGCGATTACAACAATCCGGTATTGAACAAAGTAAACATAGTCCCTTTTGTAGGCGGCGATCCGCTGCAGCCGGTGGGCAACACCGATTGGCAAGCGGAAACGTACGAAAGAGCGATTGTTACCCAACAAGATCTGACTTTAACGGCCGGAACCAATAGAAGCAGTTTGCTCATTAATCTGGGTTATTTTAAAAATACCGGCATGTTAAAGTATACCAACTTCGACCGGTATAGTACCCGCATTAATGCCTACACTACTTTTTTAAACGGTAAAATTAAGATTGGCGAAAATCTACAGCTCGCCCGTACCTCCGAAACTCTACAGGCCAATGATTTAGGTGGCGCCGCCACTACCGACCTGTCCATCACGCTGGCGCCTACTTTACCTGTTTTCCGGACCGATGGCACCTACGCCGGCCCGATAGGGGCTGGTTACTCCGACCGGAACAATCCCGTGCACATGCAATACCTGAACCGCTGGGATAAAAACAACCGGATAAATGCCTTAGGTAATGTTTACGCCGAAGTAACTCCGCTGAAAGGTTTCGTGTTGCGCACCAGCCTGGGAGCCGATTATTCGAATGCGCTTTCTAAAAACATTGAACCTGCTTTTCAGGAAGGCTTTTTGGGTAGAAACATTAACAGTTTAGCCCTGCAGCAAGGCAACGAGCTTACCTTAACCTGGACCAATACGGCTAATTATCAGTTCGAAATCGGCAGTCATAGAATTAGTGCTTTGGCGGGTACCGAAGCTATCCGCAACGATTTTCAGGGTTTCGGCGCGTTCCGGGAAGGCTTTGCCGAGGAAGATGAAGATTATTACGTACTAAATGCCGGCACTGGCCGCAGCACGAATAATGGTTTGGTTACCGGTTACCGCTTGTTCTCTACCTTTGGAAAAATTAACTACGCCTTTGCCGATAAATACCTGGCTTCCGCCACCCTGCGGCGGGATGGTTCTTCGCGGTTTGGTTCTCAAAACCAATATGGCTTGTTCCCGGCCTTTACCTTAGGATGGAGAATTAACGATGAAAACTTTTTCAAAGGAATCAAAGCCGTTTCCGATTTAAAATTACGGGCCGGTGTGGGTCGGGTAGGCAACCAGGAAATTGGCAACATTGCCCGGTTTGGCTTGTTTCAGCCTAATTACGGCACCTTGTTTAATAATGGCATTGGCTTTCCGGGCCAGTGGCTAAACGTAGGTACGGCTTACGATTTAAGTGGCGCGAACCAGGGAACCTTACCCTCCGGCTACGTGCAAATTCAGGGCGAAAACCAAAATCTGAAGTGGGAGTCAACGGATGAGTTAAACGTCGGGGTTGATTTTGGATTTCTGAACGATAAAATAGTGGGTTCCTTTGATTATTTTACCCGGAAAACCAAAGATATCTTAATTCAGCCACCAGTAGCCAGCGCCATTGGCGAGGGTAGAGTAAAGTGGCTGAACGGCGCTACCAAAAGTAACAAAGGCTGGGAAGTACTGTTAACCTATCAAAATTCAACTGCTAGTGGTTTCAATTACAGCATCAGTGGCAATGCTTCGCATTTCAAAGATAAAATAACCGAGTTACCGCCCGAAGTACGCACGGCTTACCCCGGCAACGTCGAAAAAACCATTATCGGACAATCGCAATTAGCGGTATTTGGCTATAAAACCAATGGCATTTTCCAGAACCAGGCCGAAGTAGATGCCCACGCCGCCCAAACCGGCAAAGGTGTAGGCCGCATCCGCTACGTAGACTTGAACAACGATGGAACCATTAATGCCCTGGACCAGGATTGGTTAGGCACCTTTTTACCAACCCTGGAATATGGTTTACGCATCGACGCTAGTTATAAAAACTTTGATATTTCCATTTTTGGATCGGGGGTAGCCGGCAAAACGGGTTTGGACCCGGCCCGCCAGTTTAATTCTTTCCTTTTTGTTAACCAAAACAACGGACCGGGCGTGCTGGATGCCTGGACACCCCAGAATTCTGGCTCCAATACGCCGATGCTTTCTCTGGTAAACAGAAATGATGAGTTCCGGAATTCCGATTTCTTTTTGGTGAATGGCTCCTATGCCCGCATGCGGAATGTACAACTAGGTTATGCTTTACCCACCGATATAGTTTCCAAATTAAGAATGGAAAGCCTGCGTTTTTACCTGATTGGTCAAAATTTGTTTGCGATAAAGAGCAAGGATTATTTAAGTAAAGACCCGGAAAGAATCGGTGGCTTTGGCAATTGGCCGCAGCCTACCACTTATACCTTTGGCGTAAACGTAAACTTTTAA
- a CDS encoding RagB/SusD family nutrient uptake outer membrane protein has product MKRNIGKVFIVAAFILASGCKDYLDYEPRGTLTADQLTTPDKVDQLVTAAYAAIGNDFWDGSITSMWTYGSVRSDDAYKGGGSVGDVGEYNNYEQYNLVTPTTVGNANNTWARAYGAISRANFALQALNNLTDAQFANKKVRQGELRFLRGHLHFVLKVIFKNVPYIDETLSEADILKVSNRQYTNDELWNKIAEDFQAAIDNLPDTQPEVGRANKLAAKAYLAKVRLYQAYQQDETHKVTSIDPQRLNEVVALTTDVINSGKYSLQPDFAENFLYGYDNAPESVFAVQFSINDGTAIGRLSMATSLNYSLAPQYGCCWFHLPSQNMVNAFTTTNNGLPQFDTFNDKVITDADLTPTGVPVDPRIDHTIGILGHPFKYNPSILYDHSWERVSALYGGFGNMKEQQEATSPSFKKVGPFYGSAKNIDIIRYADVLLWQAEALIELGRQNEALPLINQIRARAKNSTGRTQLANGKSPSNYNISEYANGTNITWTQENARKALQWERRLEFAMESPRFFDLVRWGIAAETLNKYLEVEKTRRTFLSAAVFTKGRDEYFPIPQREIDFTKGLYVQNPGY; this is encoded by the coding sequence ATGAAACGAAATATAGGTAAAGTATTTATCGTCGCGGCCTTCATCTTGGCTAGTGGCTGCAAAGATTATCTGGATTATGAGCCCCGGGGAACTCTCACCGCCGATCAGCTTACTACCCCCGATAAAGTAGATCAATTAGTTACTGCCGCCTACGCCGCTATTGGCAATGATTTCTGGGATGGTTCCATTACCAGTATGTGGACCTACGGCAGTGTCCGCTCCGATGATGCGTATAAAGGTGGCGGTAGCGTGGGGGATGTGGGCGAATACAATAATTACGAACAATATAACCTGGTTACGCCTACTACCGTGGGCAATGCCAACAACACCTGGGCCCGGGCTTACGGGGCTATTTCCCGAGCCAACTTTGCTTTACAAGCACTTAATAATTTAACCGATGCCCAATTTGCGAATAAAAAAGTACGCCAGGGTGAATTACGATTTTTGCGGGGCCACCTGCACTTTGTGCTGAAGGTAATATTCAAAAACGTGCCGTACATTGACGAAACTCTTTCGGAAGCCGATATATTAAAAGTATCTAACCGGCAGTACACCAATGATGAGTTGTGGAACAAAATTGCCGAGGATTTTCAAGCGGCCATTGATAACTTACCGGATACCCAACCGGAAGTAGGACGGGCCAATAAATTGGCGGCTAAGGCCTATTTAGCCAAAGTGCGGCTTTACCAGGCTTATCAGCAAGATGAAACCCATAAAGTTACCAGCATTGATCCGCAAAGATTAAACGAAGTAGTCGCTTTAACCACCGATGTCATCAACTCGGGTAAATACAGCTTACAACCCGATTTTGCCGAAAACTTTTTGTATGGGTATGATAATGCCCCCGAATCCGTGTTTGCCGTACAGTTTTCGATCAACGATGGCACGGCTATTGGCCGCTTGAGCATGGCGACGAGTTTAAATTATAGTTTGGCGCCGCAATATGGTTGCTGCTGGTTTCATCTCCCCTCGCAAAACATGGTGAATGCCTTTACCACTACTAATAATGGCCTACCCCAATTCGATACTTTTAACGATAAAGTAATAACCGACGCTGACCTGACACCGACCGGTGTGCCGGTGGACCCTCGCATTGACCATACCATCGGTATTTTGGGGCATCCCTTTAAATATAATCCCAGCATTTTGTATGACCATAGTTGGGAACGCGTATCGGCATTGTACGGTGGTTTTGGTAACATGAAAGAGCAGCAAGAGGCAACCAGCCCCAGTTTCAAAAAAGTCGGTCCTTTTTACGGCAGCGCTAAAAACATTGATATTATCCGGTACGCCGATGTGCTGCTATGGCAAGCCGAAGCGTTGATAGAACTAGGTCGGCAAAATGAGGCTTTACCGCTCATTAACCAAATCAGGGCCAGAGCCAAAAACAGTACCGGCAGAACCCAATTAGCCAACGGCAAGTCTCCTTCTAATTACAATATCAGCGAATACGCAAATGGGACCAATATCACCTGGACCCAGGAAAATGCTCGTAAAGCCTTGCAATGGGAGAGAAGACTGGAATTTGCTATGGAAAGCCCCCGGTTTTTCGATTTGGTGCGGTGGGGCATTGCGGCCGAGACTTTAAACAAATATTTAGAGGTAGAGAAAACCAGACGAACCTTTCTTTCGGCCGCGGTATTTACCAAAGGCCGCGACGAGTATTTCCCCATTCCGCAACGAGAAATTGATTTTACCAAGGGCCTGTACGTCCAGAATCCTGGTTATTAA
- a CDS encoding glycoside hydrolase family 32 protein encodes MNKRINFILTFIILIGYQKSLAQADKPPYVSAVPKFTYAKTLPEQEQQLKTNPLLLRFIESRKKMASDKFRPIYHFISPESTMNDPNGLCFWQGNWHLFYQAYPPEDSRQHWGHAISKDLIHWRDLPYAIYPSPERAVFSGSTLVEDNRVIAMYHGTAVGNMVALSSDPLLLNWEKVTGKAVIPAKSTTGSSLPYSVFDPSIWKKDNMYYALSAGRTSTGPGGRPIRADYLFRSKDLAHWDYLHEFVQDDRFTLIGDDGACPYFWPIGDRYIMNFFSHMSGGQYLLGDYDKQKDKFIATSAGKYNQGAVSPSGVHAPSAAPDGKGGVVVIFNMNPGRPTEGWNQIMTLPRRLTLLSKEELGQEPAGDITSLRYNNQHIGTRILPANKEIVLENIKGNALEISTEIDPKNAQLIELNVLRSPNKEEYTRIIFFKEKGFNKGLEYRSGSGTAAMPADLVRLFTGEPPAPRTPTVPASLITIESSYSSTLPDAKIRAPETAPVFLSPGETINLRVFIDKSVVEVFVNGKQCVAMRVYPGRDDSTGFSIRAQGQEAELKSLDAWQMKNIYE; translated from the coding sequence ATGAATAAACGAATAAATTTTATCTTGACTTTCATTATTCTGATCGGTTACCAAAAATCGTTAGCCCAGGCAGATAAGCCCCCTTACGTTTCGGCGGTTCCTAAATTTACTTACGCAAAAACGCTTCCGGAGCAAGAACAACAACTTAAAACCAACCCCTTGCTATTGCGGTTTATAGAATCCCGTAAAAAGATGGCCAGCGACAAGTTCCGGCCTATTTACCATTTTATCAGCCCGGAGAGTACCATGAACGACCCCAATGGGCTATGTTTTTGGCAAGGCAATTGGCACCTTTTTTACCAGGCTTATCCCCCCGAAGATTCGCGGCAGCACTGGGGACATGCCATCAGTAAAGATTTAATTCATTGGCGGGATCTTCCTTATGCCATTTATCCCAGTCCGGAACGAGCCGTGTTCTCCGGCTCTACGCTGGTGGAAGATAACCGGGTTATTGCCATGTACCACGGCACGGCTGTCGGTAATATGGTAGCCTTATCCAGTGATCCTTTGCTATTAAACTGGGAGAAAGTTACCGGAAAAGCCGTTATTCCTGCCAAAAGCACGACCGGTTCCAGTTTGCCTTATAGTGTCTTCGATCCGTCTATCTGGAAGAAAGATAATATGTACTATGCCCTTTCGGCCGGAAGAACTTCCACCGGACCGGGAGGTAGGCCCATTAGAGCCGATTATCTTTTCCGGTCCAAAGATTTGGCGCATTGGGACTATTTGCACGAATTTGTGCAAGACGACCGGTTTACTTTAATTGGGGATGATGGCGCTTGTCCTTACTTCTGGCCCATTGGTGACCGGTATATCATGAATTTTTTCAGCCACATGAGCGGAGGGCAATATTTACTGGGCGATTATGACAAGCAGAAAGATAAATTTATAGCTACTTCCGCAGGAAAATACAATCAGGGAGCGGTAAGTCCATCCGGCGTACATGCCCCTTCTGCTGCTCCCGATGGCAAAGGTGGGGTAGTCGTAATCTTTAACATGAACCCAGGCCGACCAACCGAAGGGTGGAACCAAATAATGACCTTACCTCGCCGTTTGACCTTGCTTTCAAAAGAGGAACTAGGCCAGGAACCCGCGGGAGATATTACTTCTTTGCGCTATAATAACCAGCATATCGGAACTAGGATTCTTCCGGCCAATAAGGAAATAGTTTTGGAGAACATAAAGGGAAACGCCCTAGAAATCTCGACGGAAATCGATCCGAAGAATGCCCAATTGATTGAACTAAATGTTTTACGCTCCCCTAACAAAGAAGAATATACCCGGATTATTTTCTTTAAAGAAAAAGGATTTAACAAAGGATTAGAATACCGGTCCGGATCTGGAACCGCAGCTATGCCCGCCGACCTGGTACGCTTATTTACCGGCGAGCCGCCGGCCCCGAGAACGCCAACCGTGCCCGCCAGTTTAATAACTATTGAATCTTCTTATTCCTCCACGCTGCCGGACGCTAAAATACGCGCACCGGAAACAGCTCCGGTTTTTTTAAGCCCCGGAGAAACAATAAACTTGCGGGTTTTTATCGACAAAAGCGTAGTAGAAGTATTCGTGAACGGCAAACAATGCGTGGCCATGCGCGTCTACCCGGGCCGCGACGACAGCACGGGATTTTCCATTAGAGCGCAAGGGCAGGAAGCCGAACTGAAATCCTTAGATGCCTGGCAGATGAAAAACATTTATGAATAG
- a CDS encoding glycoside hydrolase family 32 protein: protein MKKLLFSIVLGAFLYSCNSKPSATENTRVSTEKTGETADSANVNDKYTAEQHRPQFHFSPPQMWMNDPNGMVYYAGEYHLFYQHYPDSTIWGPMHWGHAVSKDMVHWQNLPIALYPDSLGYIFSGSAVVDENNTAGFQKGNEKTLVAIFTHHNPKTQKQVQSLAYSNDKGRTWTKYANNPVLPNPGISDFRDPKVSWYAPEKKWVMTLAVKDRVHFYGSPDLKKWQLLSEFGKGNVGAHGGVWECPDLFPLTVNGQQKWVLFVSINPGGPNGGSATQYFIGDWNGKEFKNSNPPQTTLWVDQGSDNYAGVTWSNIPASDGRRLFMGWMSNWFYANQVPTQNWRSATTVARELTLQNTPAGIRLASTPVKELQQLWQETKTIKAQEISSTLDLSKEYNLTSPLIELNLNFDVAKSSELLLTFSNTKGEYVNIGYSVPAKQLFIDRTHAGKTNFEPRFAKKHVAPLILQNGKLNLHLFLDVASVEVFANNGQLVMTDIFFPNEDFTQVKVSTKGAAQLLESQAYPLKSIWKEALKE from the coding sequence ATGAAAAAATTATTGTTTAGTATTGTTTTAGGCGCCTTCCTGTACAGCTGCAACTCCAAACCATCGGCCACCGAAAACACCCGTGTCTCTACTGAAAAAACTGGTGAAACTGCCGATAGCGCCAATGTGAATGACAAGTATACCGCGGAACAGCACCGGCCCCAGTTCCATTTTTCGCCGCCTCAAATGTGGATGAACGACCCGAATGGAATGGTGTATTACGCCGGCGAGTACCATCTTTTTTACCAGCATTATCCCGATAGTACCATTTGGGGACCCATGCATTGGGGCCATGCGGTAAGTAAAGATATGGTGCATTGGCAAAATTTACCCATTGCTTTATATCCGGATAGTTTGGGCTATATCTTTTCGGGAAGCGCCGTGGTAGACGAAAATAATACGGCCGGTTTTCAGAAAGGAAATGAAAAAACCTTAGTGGCCATTTTCACGCACCATAATCCCAAAACTCAAAAACAAGTGCAAAGCTTAGCCTATAGCAATGATAAAGGCCGAACCTGGACCAAATACGCTAATAATCCTGTTTTACCTAATCCAGGTATTTCTGATTTCCGCGACCCGAAAGTTTCGTGGTATGCGCCGGAGAAGAAATGGGTTATGACCTTGGCCGTTAAAGACCGGGTGCATTTCTATGGCTCGCCGGATTTAAAAAAATGGCAACTTTTAAGTGAATTCGGAAAGGGCAATGTGGGAGCGCACGGTGGGGTTTGGGAATGCCCGGACTTATTTCCGCTTACGGTAAACGGCCAGCAAAAGTGGGTTCTATTTGTAAGCATTAACCCGGGCGGGCCCAATGGCGGCTCCGCGACGCAATATTTTATTGGGGATTGGAACGGGAAAGAATTTAAAAACAGCAACCCGCCGCAAACCACGCTTTGGGTAGATCAGGGTTCGGATAATTACGCCGGCGTAACCTGGTCGAATATTCCGGCTTCGGATGGCCGTCGGTTATTTATGGGTTGGATGAGTAATTGGTTTTATGCCAATCAGGTTCCTACTCAAAATTGGCGTAGTGCCACAACGGTAGCCCGGGAATTAACCTTGCAAAATACGCCGGCCGGTATCCGGTTAGCCAGTACTCCGGTCAAAGAATTACAACAACTTTGGCAAGAAACCAAAACGATTAAAGCCCAGGAAATAAGTTCTACCTTGGATTTAAGCAAAGAATATAACTTAACTTCCCCGTTAATTGAACTTAATTTAAATTTTGATGTCGCAAAAAGCAGCGAGTTGTTGCTGACCTTCTCGAACACCAAAGGCGAGTATGTAAACATAGGTTACTCAGTTCCGGCAAAGCAACTGTTTATCGACCGGACGCACGCTGGCAAAACGAACTTCGAACCCCGTTTTGCTAAAAAACACGTGGCTCCGCTAATTCTCCAAAATGGTAAATTAAACCTGCATTTATTTCTGGATGTAGCTTCGGTAGAGGTTTTTGCTAACAACGGTCAATTAGTAATGACGGACATCTTCTTCCCGAACGAGGATTTCACGCAGGTGAAAGTTTCAACAAAAGGTGCCGCACAGTTACTGGAGAGCCAAGCCTATCCCTTAAAGTCTATCTGGAAAGAAGCCTTAAAAGAGTAA
- a CDS encoding DKNYY domain-containing protein — protein MECTIKKTITRTCSGYRLFLVDIGNNSVYLIVGGNYNGHPTMTIQQVITIVLTVSILTSCRHGYKVEGDKVYYEYWNEGSGQNKRLIEQADAKTFQNLTFDCDCDFEFGKDKNHLFIDGELIKNIDPNTFKFIGNYIFRDKDSAYFFGFYNNINDCVIKGINPDEIKLIKYPWAKVDNFLIHGRDTVSITDINAFVPINDDWGKTKHYIINKNQILYGADVETFKVTSSFQGNDKNYNYEFGAISEDDFKKTSYKTFDFYKKDICVTEPIVLVDFYDSLVSYMDDKNKPIEIVEKLKGKNFAISNIRYLNWVGESKIIRVSMTNTKCNCIVEKLYRYDYSRPSETKNIFKVTERIHCESK, from the coding sequence GTGGAGTGTACCATTAAAAAAACCATAACTAGAACTTGTTCCGGTTATCGGTTATTTTTGGTGGATATAGGAAATAACTCCGTATATCTAATAGTTGGTGGAAATTATAATGGACATCCTACAATGACAATACAACAAGTAATAACTATAGTTTTGACTGTTTCAATTTTGACCAGTTGTAGACATGGTTACAAAGTTGAAGGCGACAAAGTTTATTATGAATATTGGAATGAAGGAAGTGGACAAAACAAGCGATTAATTGAACAAGCAGACGCAAAGACTTTTCAAAACTTGACTTTTGACTGTGATTGCGATTTTGAGTTTGGTAAAGATAAAAATCACTTGTTTATTGACGGAGAACTTATAAAAAATATAGACCCAAACACGTTTAAGTTTATTGGAAACTACATTTTCCGTGACAAAGACTCAGCTTATTTTTTTGGATTTTATAACAACATAAACGATTGTGTAATTAAAGGAATTAATCCAGACGAAATAAAATTAATTAAGTACCCTTGGGCAAAAGTAGATAATTTTTTAATTCACGGTAGAGACACAGTCAGCATTACCGATATTAATGCATTTGTTCCTATTAACGATGATTGGGGAAAGACAAAGCACTACATCATAAATAAGAACCAAATTCTATACGGAGCAGACGTAGAAACTTTTAAAGTTACAAGTTCTTTTCAAGGAAATGACAAAAATTACAATTACGAATTTGGGGCTATTAGTGAAGATGATTTTAAAAAAACAAGTTATAAAACCTTTGATTTTTATAAGAAAGATATTTGTGTAACTGAGCCTATTGTACTTGTTGATTTTTACGACAGTTTAGTTTCATATATGGACGATAAAAATAAGCCCATTGAGATTGTAGAAAAACTGAAAGGAAAGAATTTTGCAATAAGTAATATCAGATATTTAAATTGGGTAGGAGAATCAAAAATTATCAGGGTTTCTATGACAAATACTAAATGTAATTGTATTGTTGAGAAACTTTACCGTTACGATTATTCAAGACCTTCTGAAACAAAAAACATATTTAAAGTAACAGAAAGAATACACTGTGAATCGAAATAA